Within Streptomyces sp. SS1-1, the genomic segment CCGGAAGACGCGCAACTGTGATCCGCTGGACAGCAGTTCGTCCCGTCCGTCGCCGTCGAAGTCGGCGGCGTCCAGCATCGAGCCGGCGCTGCCGAGCGTGGCCCGCGCCGCCGGGGCCGGCAGGTCGTAGCGCAGAGACGTCTTCCCCATGGCGCCGACGGCCGCGTCCAGGGCCTTGCCCCGGCCGAACGCGCCGAGCGCGAGATCGATCCCGGCGGGCAGGGTGACCCCGGTGCGGGTCGGGCCGTCCGGGCCGCCGAGGACGACGGCCGAGGTGCCGGAGTTCTCCGCCGTGCGGACCACGAGGTCGTCGTACCCGTCGCCGTCGACGTCGGCGGCCGGCCCGGTGGGCAGGTTGCCCGGCGAGGGGACGGGGGCGCCGGCCGCGTGCGGGGCGCCCGTGCGGTCGAACGGGCCGCGCAGGAAGCTCAGCCGCCCGTCCGAGGCGTGCACCACCAGGTCCTGGGCGCCGTCACCGTCGAAGTCGCCGCACACGGGCTGGTCCGGCCAGTCGTTGCCGTAGCGGGCCGCGTCCGGGACGGTCAGCTTGACGCCCTTGCCGGTGAGGCCGCCGGGCGAGCCGAAGAGGATCTGGAGCGGGACCGGCGGCCGGCCCTGGCCGTCGAAGGGCGGGTCGGTGGAGACCACCAGGTCGGTGAAGCCGTCGTCGTCGAGGTCGCAGGTCGCCTCGGCGTCGAAGACGGCGGGCTGCCGGCCGTCGGTGGCGGCCGCGTGCCGCCGGGGGTCCAGCAACTGCCGGGCGCCGGGCGTGAGTCCGCGGGCGCTGCCGTAGACGATGCCGATGCCGGCGTCGTCCGTGTGCGCCTGCGCCTTCGCCAGGTCGTTGAGGACGAGGTCGCGGTGCCCGTCCCCGTTGAAGTCGTCGGGGACCTCGCTCCCCTTGCCGTGCGGGATCGGCAGCTTGGCGGGGGCGTCGGCGACCCGGAGCGGGGTGGGCTCGGCCTTCGTGTCGTCGTGGGCGGTGGGGCCGCAGGCCGTCAGGGCCAGGGCCGTGAGCGTGGCGAGGGTGCCGGTCAGGGCCGCCGTACACTTCCCGCTTCGTCGCGCGCGCACCGCTCACCTCGTCACTACCAGGGACAACAACTGGGTAATGATGCACGCGTTCGAGAAGCGGCGACAGCCCTGCGCCCGGACGGGGTGGCGGGATGGGTGGATGTGGCTTGAATACGCCCGAGTCGCGCACGGCCCTGCGCACCTGGGAACGCCGGTGCGGGAGCCTTCGTTGACCCCAGGCCCCCCGCAGCGCACCCGAAGGAGAGCCGTGCCTGACACCTCGTCCGCCGCCGTCACCGCCCTTCCCCCGCTCGCCGCGCAGGCCGAGCGCCTGATCGAGCTCGGTGTGCACGACCTCGCCGGGACCCCGGCCGCCGCGCTGCGGGCCTACGCCGAGCGGGCCGCGGACGCGCATCCCGGCGCCCTGCTCACCGTCCACCCCGACCGGGTCCCGGCCTCCGCGCTCGCGCCGCTGCTGCGCCATCGCGGCAAGCCCGGGTTCGTGGTCGTCGACATGCCCGACGTCGACGACTTCGCCCCCGTGGGCGTCGAGCTGCCCGAGGGGCCGTTCCACCTCGTCACCGGCGTGGACCGGGGTGATCATCTCGCCGACTGGAGCCCCGAGGAGGCCCTGCCCGAGCTCACCGGGAAGGGCCGTACGCCGCTGACCCTCACCGAGGGACTGCACTGGGTGATCCAGCAGCCCGCGGCCCTGGAGCGCGGCCACTGCTTCATGACGATCGGCTCGCGGCTGCGCAGGGCCGACGGCTCCTTCGACGCCCGCACCCCGGCCGTCTGGATCAGCAACGGCACGGGCCGCGACGGCCGGGAACGCAAGGACGCCCCGAAGGTCGGCTGGTGCTGGTGGGGCAACCGCCACACCTGGCTGGGCTTCGGCTCCGCCACCGGACGCGTCGGATAGCGGCGGTCCTCGCCGCCGCCCGTGGTGTGTGGAATTCGGCCAAGATCCGCAAAGGAAAAGTGCCGGAGCACATTTTCGGAATGTCATCGGGCGGCGGCGGTCATGGGATATTCCATATCATCACCGTTGACGCATATTCCCCCGAATGCCAGATGTCCTGCCCCGCGCGGCGCTCGTTAGGTGGGCGTGACTTGGCAGGAAAAACACGCAGCTGAGGAGTGCGCGCGTCGTTCGCGTCAGGCAGCTGATCAGATCACAGCGGAGAGCATCACCTATTGCTCTGATCTGCTCGACGACTTCCTGAGAACCATCGGCCGGATGGAGCGTGAATATCTGCGAGCGGCACGCGAAGGGGAGGGGTCGTAGAAAATGAGGACCGAGTACGAGCCGGTGGGCGAGCCGCCTCATTACACGCAGCAGCTCGATATGCAGAACCTCTGGCAGCCGCCGGACGGGGGCATGTCGCCGGAGGCCTGGGATCTGGACGAGGAGCTGGCCCAGATGCTGAGCGCCGCCCGCGCCCCGGACCCCGTCCCGCCCCGCCAGGAGGCCGACCGCCGGCCGTCGCCCCGCCCGGTGCACCGCAAGCGGCCCCAGCCGGGCGCGCACTCGCTCACCAAGAACCCGAAGGTCCTCACCGTCTCGATCCTGGTCGTCCTCATCACCCTGTGCGCGGTGACGATGCTCACCTGGTCCATCTCGTACTCGTACGACCAGCTGCGGACGATCGCGCTGCTCGTGGTGGCGCCGAAGCTGGCCCACTGGTGGCCGCTGACCGTCTACGGGCCGTGGCTGCTGGCGGGGCTGTCCATCCTGCGGGCGTCGGTCCAGCGCCGGACCGCCCGCAAGTCCTGGGCCGTCATGCTGATCGCCTCCGGCACCGCCGTGGCGCTGTGCATCGGGCAGTCGGCGCACTCGCTGCTCGCGATGGTGGTCGTGGGGATCCCGCCGATCACCGCCCTGGTCTGCTTCCGTGAGCTCATCGGGCAGTTCTCGTCCCGCCCCGGCCCCCGGCACGCCGCCGACGCCGTGGGCGCCCCGAAGCAGCCGAAGCCGTAGGCCGCCGCCGGGGGTCCCGGAACCAGGCCGTCGGGCCGGTACGGCTGCCGCGGCTGTCCGTACGCCTGCTGACCGGGGTCCCCGGGGGCGGCCTGCGCCCCTTCCTTCCGACGCACGACGAAGCCCCCTGTCCCGTTACGGGACAGGGGGCTTCGCCATGCGGCTCGGGAAGCGGCTACTTCGCCGGGGCCGGCTCCGGCTCGTTCTCGGCGCCGGCCTCGCCCGCGGGCGGCTCGTCGTCCGTCACGGGCGTCTTGACCGACTCCAGCAGCAGCTGGGCGACGTCGACGACCTGGATGGACTCCTTGGCCTTGCCGTCGTTCTTCTTGCCGTTGACCGAGTCGGTCAGCATGACGAGGCAGAACGGGCACGCGGTGGAGACGATGTCCGGGTTGGTGGAGAGGGCCTCGTCGACGCGCTCGTTGTTGATGCGCTTGCCGATCCGCTCCTCCATCCACATCCGGGCACCACCGGCGCCGCAGCAGAAGCCGCGCTCCTTGTGGCGGTGCATCTCCTCGTTGCGCAGACCGGGGACGCTGGCGATGATCTCGCGCGGCGGCGTGTAGATCTTGTTGTGCCGGCCCAGGTAGCACGGGTCGTGGTAGGTGATGATGCCCTCGACCGGGGTGACCGGGATCAACTTGCCCTCGTCCACCAGGTGCTGGAGCAGCTGGGTGTGGTGGATGACCTCGTAGTCGCCGCCGATCTGCGGGTACTCGTTGCCGATCGTGTTGAGGCAGTGCGGGCAGGTGGCGACGATCTTCTTCGCCGACCTCGGCTTCTTCGACTCGGGCGTCACGTTGCCCTCGTCGTCCATCTCCTCGCCGAACGCCATGTTCAGCGCCATGACGTTCTCCATGCCGAGCTCCTGGAACAGGGGCTCGTTGCCGAGGCGGCGGGCGGAGTCACCGGTGCACTTCTCGTCGCCGCCCATGATCGCGAACTTGACGCCCGCCATGTGCAGCAGTTCCGCGAAGGCCTTGGTGGTCTTCTTGGCGCGGTCCTCCAGGGCGCCGGCGCAGCCGACCCAGTACAGGTACTCGACCTCGGTGAGGTCCTCGATGTCCTTGCCGACGACCGGGACCTCGAAGTCGACCTCCTTGAGCCACTCCAGGCGCTGCTTCTTCGCCAGGCCCCAGGGGTTGCCCTTCTTCTCCAGGTTCTTGAGCATCGTGCCCGCCTCGGACGGGAACGCGGACTCGATCATCACCTGGTAGCGGCGCATGTCGACGATGTGGTCGATGTGCTCGATGTCGACCGGGCACTGCTCGACGCAGGCGCCGCAGGTGGTGCAGGACCACAGGACGTCCGGGTCGATGACGCCGTTCTCCTCGGCGGTGCCGATCAGCGGGCGCTCGGCCTCCGCGAGGGCGGCCGCGGGGACGTCCTTCAGCTGCTCCTCGGAGGCCTTCTCCTCGCCCTCCATGGTCTTGCCGCCACCCGCGAGCAGGTAGGGCGCCTTGGCGTGCGCGTGGTCGCGCAGCGACATGATCAGCAGCTTCGGGGAGAGCGGCTTGCCGGTGTTCCAGGCGGGGCACTGCGACTGGCAGCGGCCGCACTCGGTGCAGGTGGAGAAGTCCAGCAGGCCCTTCCAGGAGAACTGCTCGACCTGGGAGACGCCGAAGACGTCGTCCTCGCCGGGGTCGGCGAAGTCGATCGGCTTGCCGCCGGACGTCATCGCGGGCAGGGCGCCGAGCGCGGTCTCGCCGGTGGCGTTGCGCTTGAACCAGATGTTCGGGAACGCCAGGAAGCGGTGCCAGGCGACACCCATGTTGGTGTTCAGCGAGACGACGATCATCCACACGAAGGACGTGCCGATCTTGATCATCGCGACGAAGTAGACGAGGTTCTGCAGCGTGGTGACGCTCAGGCCCTTGAAGGCGAGCACCAGCGGGTACGAGGCGAAGTACCCGGCCTCGTAGCCGTCGACGTGGTGGAGCGCGCCCTCCAGGCCCCGCAGGACGTAGATGGCGAGGCCGATGGTGAGGATGACGTACTCGACGAAGTACGCCTGGCCCGCCTTGGAGCCGGCGAAGCGGGACTTGCGGCCCGGACGGGACGGCAGGCTCAGCAGCCGGATCACGATGAGCACGGCGATGCCGAGGATCGTCATCAGGCCGATGAACTCGATGTACATCTCGAACGGCAGGAACTCACCGATGACCGGCAGCGTCCAGTCGGCCTGGAAGAGCTGCCCGAACGCCTGGGCGAGGGTGGGCGGCAGCGTCAGGAAGCCGACCGCGACGAACCAGTGGGCGATGCCGACGATGCCCCAGCGGTTCATCCGGGTGTGACCGAGGAACTCCTTCACGAGCGTGACGCTGCGCGCGTAGGGGTTGTCGGTGCGGCTGCCGGCCGGCACCGGCTGGCCGAGCTTGAAGTACCGGACGAACTGGCCGATGGCGCGTGCGAGCAGCGCAACGCCGACCACGGTCAGCACCAGCGACACGATGATCGCGGCGAGTTGCATTTCGGGGCTCCTCGGGCCTGCGAGGGGGTGGTTCGAGGGGGTCCCTCGACATGACTGGCGACATTACTAAGCGGTAACTTATGCAGTCCTCTGAGACTACCCGCATCCTCCGTCGCACTGTAGTCAGGGGTGAGGTGATCTGGGTCGCTGAGGCTTGCCTTAAGAACCGATCGTGTTATTCATCCCGAAATGGTATATACGGCACTAACCTGACTCCGTGCTCTACGGGATCACCGCCGCCACCACCGCCCTGCTGGTCACCGCCCTGCTGGCGGCGCTGCTCCGTCTGCCCGCTCTGCGGTTCGGCATTCTCGACCGGCGCCGCCAGCGCCCGCTGCCCCTGCTCGGCGGGGTGGCGGTCGCCCTGGTGACCTGCCTGGTCGCCGCCGCCGGCGAGTGGACCGGGTACGCCCCGCTGGGCTCCGAGATCATGCGGCTGCTGGTCGCCGCGGGCGCCGTCGCCCTGCTCGGGCTCGTCGCCGACGTGCGGCGGGTCAAGGCGCGGTTCCTGGTCGGCGGTACGGCCGTCGCGGCGGCCTGCGTGGTGCCGTACCGCGACATCGGGTTCCTGCTCGCGGTGCCCGCCGTCGCCTGGATCGTCCTGGTCGCCGTCGCCTTCAAGGCGCTGGACCACGCGGACGCCCTGGCCGGCACGGTCGGCGTGCTCACCGCCTTCGGGGTGGGCGTCTGCGCGGCGGCCGAGGTCATGGACGAGCTGGCGGTGCTGCTGAGCGTGCTGGCCGCCGCCCTCACCGGTTTCCTGCTGCCGAACTGGCATCCCGCGCGGATCGGGCTCGGCGCGACCGGCTCGCTGTTCGTCGGGTTCGTGCTGGCCGCGTCGCTGGTGACGACCCGGGCCGGGCACGACCCGGCCGTCAGCGCCGGGGTCCTCTACGCCCTCTCCGCGCTCGCCGTCACCGACGTGGCCCTGGTCGCCGTCTCCCGGCGGCTGGCCGGACGGCCGCTGCTGCGGGGCGCGCCGGACCATCTGGCGCACCGGCTGCGGCGGGCCGGCCTCACCCCGCAGGGCACGACCGTCGCGCTGGGCGCCGCCGCGCTGCCCGGGGTGGTCGTCGGCGTCCTGGTGCACCTGGGGCGGCTCGGCGGGGCGGCGGTGTGGTGGGTGGCGGCGGGCTCCGCGCTCGTCGTCCTCGGCCTGCTGCACATCAAGCCCTACGGCCCCAGGCGTCAACCGCGCGTACCGGAGCAGGACTCCGTCCGTGTGTCCCGGCGTATGGCATCGTCGCAGGTGAGCGCGCAGTTGCGTGTAAGGAACGGATAAGACTTGAGCCAGGTCGACTCAGCTCTGTTGACCCGTCGCGAGCCGTCATGCACACTTGAGTCCGTTCCACTCAAGTCAGCTGGAGGAATCAACCATGGCACGTGCGGTCGGCATCGACCTGGGCACGACTAACTCCGTCGTCAGCGTTCTGGAGGGCGGCGAGCCC encodes:
- a CDS encoding FG-GAP repeat domain-containing protein, which produces MRARRSGKCTAALTGTLATLTALALTACGPTAHDDTKAEPTPLRVADAPAKLPIPHGKGSEVPDDFNGDGHRDLVLNDLAKAQAHTDDAGIGIVYGSARGLTPGARQLLDPRRHAAATDGRQPAVFDAEATCDLDDDGFTDLVVSTDPPFDGQGRPPVPLQILFGSPGGLTGKGVKLTVPDAARYGNDWPDQPVCGDFDGDGAQDLVVHASDGRLSFLRGPFDRTGAPHAAGAPVPSPGNLPTGPAADVDGDGYDDLVVRTAENSGTSAVVLGGPDGPTRTGVTLPAGIDLALGAFGRGKALDAAVGAMGKTSLRYDLPAPAARATLGSAGSMLDAADFDGDGRDELLSSGSQLRVFRGRAGGLRTTGMVTVKPPAHGTTRVLSTGDFDGDGRADLVVRTYVGETKDTVAVYPGRPAKEGLLAAEPSVTFSSTEFLVR
- a CDS encoding DUF5701 family protein; this translates as MPDTSSAAVTALPPLAAQAERLIELGVHDLAGTPAAALRAYAERAADAHPGALLTVHPDRVPASALAPLLRHRGKPGFVVVDMPDVDDFAPVGVELPEGPFHLVTGVDRGDHLADWSPEEALPELTGKGRTPLTLTEGLHWVIQQPAALERGHCFMTIGSRLRRADGSFDARTPAVWISNGTGRDGRERKDAPKVGWCWWGNRHTWLGFGSATGRVG
- a CDS encoding DUF2637 domain-containing protein, producing the protein MRTEYEPVGEPPHYTQQLDMQNLWQPPDGGMSPEAWDLDEELAQMLSAARAPDPVPPRQEADRRPSPRPVHRKRPQPGAHSLTKNPKVLTVSILVVLITLCAVTMLTWSISYSYDQLRTIALLVVAPKLAHWWPLTVYGPWLLAGLSILRASVQRRTARKSWAVMLIASGTAVALCIGQSAHSLLAMVVVGIPPITALVCFRELIGQFSSRPGPRHAADAVGAPKQPKP
- a CDS encoding (Fe-S)-binding protein; the encoded protein is MQLAAIIVSLVLTVVGVALLARAIGQFVRYFKLGQPVPAGSRTDNPYARSVTLVKEFLGHTRMNRWGIVGIAHWFVAVGFLTLPPTLAQAFGQLFQADWTLPVIGEFLPFEMYIEFIGLMTILGIAVLIVIRLLSLPSRPGRKSRFAGSKAGQAYFVEYVILTIGLAIYVLRGLEGALHHVDGYEAGYFASYPLVLAFKGLSVTTLQNLVYFVAMIKIGTSFVWMIVVSLNTNMGVAWHRFLAFPNIWFKRNATGETALGALPAMTSGGKPIDFADPGEDDVFGVSQVEQFSWKGLLDFSTCTECGRCQSQCPAWNTGKPLSPKLLIMSLRDHAHAKAPYLLAGGGKTMEGEEKASEEQLKDVPAAALAEAERPLIGTAEENGVIDPDVLWSCTTCGACVEQCPVDIEHIDHIVDMRRYQVMIESAFPSEAGTMLKNLEKKGNPWGLAKKQRLEWLKEVDFEVPVVGKDIEDLTEVEYLYWVGCAGALEDRAKKTTKAFAELLHMAGVKFAIMGGDEKCTGDSARRLGNEPLFQELGMENVMALNMAFGEEMDDEGNVTPESKKPRSAKKIVATCPHCLNTIGNEYPQIGGDYEVIHHTQLLQHLVDEGKLIPVTPVEGIITYHDPCYLGRHNKIYTPPREIIASVPGLRNEEMHRHKERGFCCGAGGARMWMEERIGKRINNERVDEALSTNPDIVSTACPFCLVMLTDSVNGKKNDGKAKESIQVVDVAQLLLESVKTPVTDDEPPAGEAGAENEPEPAPAK
- a CDS encoding MraY family glycosyltransferase — its product is MLYGITAATTALLVTALLAALLRLPALRFGILDRRRQRPLPLLGGVAVALVTCLVAAAGEWTGYAPLGSEIMRLLVAAGAVALLGLVADVRRVKARFLVGGTAVAAACVVPYRDIGFLLAVPAVAWIVLVAVAFKALDHADALAGTVGVLTAFGVGVCAAAEVMDELAVLLSVLAAALTGFLLPNWHPARIGLGATGSLFVGFVLAASLVTTRAGHDPAVSAGVLYALSALAVTDVALVAVSRRLAGRPLLRGAPDHLAHRLRRAGLTPQGTTVALGAAALPGVVVGVLVHLGRLGGAAVWWVAAGSALVVLGLLHIKPYGPRRQPRVPEQDSVRVSRRMASSQVSAQLRVRNG